The following are encoded in a window of Paenibacillaceae bacterium GAS479 genomic DNA:
- a CDS encoding energy-coupling factor transport system ATP-binding protein/energy-coupling factor transport system substrate-specific component, with the protein MNDRRLSKRTLAAAVLILLVIPATILMGVFLWESRKYYFISLLIILFTFIPFALVFEKRKPQAREIVVIAVMTAITVAGRSAFFMLPQFKPVIAIVIISGVSLGAEAGFLVGAAAGFISNFFFGQGPWTPWQMFGFGIIGFLSGLLFQKGWLKRTKLSLCLFGGAATVLIYGVIMNTSSVLMITPTINREILLAAYASGIGFDLVHAAATVCFLFILSRPMLEKLDRIKLKYGMIEP; encoded by the coding sequence TTGAATGACCGCCGACTCAGCAAACGTACTTTAGCTGCAGCCGTGCTTATTTTATTGGTGATTCCAGCTACCATTTTGATGGGTGTGTTTTTATGGGAAAGCCGCAAGTACTACTTCATAAGTCTGCTTATTATATTGTTCACATTCATTCCATTTGCACTCGTATTTGAGAAACGAAAACCTCAGGCGAGAGAGATTGTTGTCATAGCCGTAATGACTGCAATTACCGTAGCAGGGAGATCAGCTTTTTTCATGCTGCCGCAGTTCAAGCCGGTCATTGCGATCGTGATTATTTCAGGGGTAAGCCTGGGAGCGGAAGCGGGATTTTTGGTAGGAGCAGCCGCTGGCTTCATATCCAACTTCTTTTTCGGACAAGGACCATGGACGCCGTGGCAGATGTTCGGGTTTGGCATTATTGGGTTTCTGTCAGGTCTTCTATTCCAAAAAGGGTGGCTTAAACGGACGAAGCTATCCCTTTGTTTATTTGGCGGTGCGGCTACCGTATTAATCTACGGAGTAATCATGAACACTAGTTCGGTTCTTATGATTACTCCCACTATTAACAGAGAGATTCTGCTCGCCGCTTATGCTTCAGGCATAGGATTTGATTTGGTTCATGCAGCCGCAACGGTATGTTTCTTGTTCATTCTCTCGCGGCCGATGCTTGAGAAGCTGGATCGAATCAAGTTGAAGTATGGGATGATTGAGCCTTAA
- a CDS encoding energy-coupling factor transport system ATP-binding protein: protein MEVYRIEDLSFAFPGQQKKALSHIDLTVSSGEFITIIGKSGCGKSTLLKQLKPILAPHGARSGTIYYKEAPLSEIDHRTQASEIGFVLQNPDNGIVTDKVWHELAFGLESLGLDGQTIRLRVAEMASFFGIQTWFHKSVSELSGGQKQLLNLASIMAMHPSLLILDEPTSQLDPIAAMDFLETVSKINRELGVTVIMTEHRLEEVLPLTDRLLVLDDGFLIADDTPRNVGKKLHSMGHPMYLSMPAPMQIYTAIETETMVHAPLPLTVKEGRQWLQDKFRHRAERSEVDDRKDVPATKLQQPIVAEFKDVWFKYEKNGPDIIKDLSFKVRKGQFYCLVGGNGTGKSTALSLLSGIVRPYRGKVLLEGKQPASMKARDLFRNFLGVLPQNPQSLFVKKTVELDLYEMLSDSEQTIEQKKARVDAVSVFAELKPLLSMHPYDLSGGEQQRAALAKVLLLEPSILILDEPTKGLDSFFKEKLGLFLKKLNAEGVTIIMVSHDIEFCAKYGEECSMFFDGSIVSTNTATAFFAGNNFYTTSANRMARHLWRDAVTVESVIERCQNSR from the coding sequence ATGGAAGTATATCGTATCGAAGATTTGAGCTTTGCTTTTCCGGGACAACAAAAAAAGGCGTTATCACATATTGATCTTACTGTATCAAGCGGTGAATTCATTACGATTATTGGTAAATCGGGCTGTGGTAAAAGTACTCTCCTCAAGCAGCTCAAGCCGATACTGGCGCCTCATGGAGCACGCAGCGGTACGATTTATTACAAGGAAGCTCCGTTAAGCGAGATAGATCATAGAACCCAAGCATCAGAAATTGGATTTGTACTGCAAAATCCGGACAATGGGATCGTTACCGATAAAGTATGGCATGAACTAGCTTTTGGATTGGAGAGCTTGGGACTTGATGGGCAGACGATCCGGCTTCGTGTAGCTGAGATGGCCAGCTTTTTCGGCATTCAAACCTGGTTCCACAAGTCGGTGTCAGAGCTGTCCGGAGGGCAAAAGCAGCTGCTCAACTTGGCTTCTATCATGGCAATGCATCCGTCCCTGTTGATCCTCGATGAACCAACGTCTCAGTTGGATCCGATTGCCGCTATGGATTTTTTGGAGACAGTAAGCAAAATCAACCGGGAGCTTGGAGTGACGGTCATTATGACGGAGCATCGTCTTGAAGAGGTGCTGCCGCTCACCGATCGGCTCCTTGTTCTGGATGATGGATTTTTGATTGCTGATGATACACCTCGGAATGTCGGGAAAAAGCTGCATTCGATGGGACATCCGATGTACCTCTCGATGCCTGCACCGATGCAAATCTATACGGCGATAGAGACGGAAACAATGGTGCACGCGCCGCTTCCGCTTACCGTGAAAGAGGGCAGGCAATGGCTGCAGGACAAGTTCCGCCATCGGGCGGAGAGGTCAGAAGTGGACGACCGTAAGGATGTACCTGCTACTAAACTCCAGCAGCCTATTGTTGCCGAGTTCAAGGACGTCTGGTTCAAATACGAAAAAAATGGTCCTGACATCATCAAGGATCTGTCATTTAAAGTGCGTAAAGGGCAGTTTTATTGTTTGGTTGGCGGAAATGGCACAGGGAAGTCAACCGCGCTCTCACTTCTAAGCGGAATTGTTCGTCCTTACCGCGGAAAAGTGCTGCTGGAAGGGAAACAACCAGCCTCAATGAAAGCACGTGACTTGTTCCGCAATTTCCTGGGAGTGCTGCCGCAAAATCCCCAATCTTTATTTGTGAAAAAGACGGTTGAGCTTGATTTATACGAGATGCTGTCAGACTCAGAGCAAACGATAGAGCAGAAAAAAGCGAGAGTGGACGCTGTTTCAGTATTTGCGGAATTGAAACCGCTGCTCTCGATGCATCCTTATGATTTGAGCGGGGGAGAACAGCAGCGGGCTGCGCTTGCCAAGGTGCTCCTGCTTGAGCCTTCCATTCTTATCCTGGATGAGCCAACCAAGGGACTGGACAGTTTTTTCAAAGAAAAGCTCGGCCTTTTCCTGAAAAAATTGAATGCGGAAGGGGTCACCATTATTATGGTTTCCCATGATATTGAGTTCTGTGCCAAGTATGGGGAGGAGTGCTCCATGTTTTTTGATGGAAGCATCGTCTCTACCAACACAGCGACTGCTTTTTTTGCAGGAAATAATTTTTATACAACGTCGGCTAATCGCATGGCACGCCATTTGTGGCGAGATGCGGTAACCGTGGAAAGCGTGATTGAACGATGCCAAAACAGCCGTTGA
- a CDS encoding energy-coupling factor transport system permease protein, whose product MRRDAFTTFHPVVNFVYFTFVLVLSMAFMHPIFQAISLASAIGYSILLNGRKAVKFNLLYMLPLLLVMAAFNPIFNHAGVTILFYLPNGNPFTKESILYGIAAACMYVTVIVWFSCFNKVITSDKLMYIFGKIMPAISLILAMTLRFVPRYRHQLSVISQAQRSIGRDLSQGNLIERARNGLRILSILTTWAMENAIETADSMKARGYGLPKRTSFSIYRFERRDQLTLAIMTGLVAVVLTGGALGENTIRYFPSVVMKEYSPLSFVVYGAYFIFCTLPVMFQIVEEVKWKYIVSKI is encoded by the coding sequence TTGAGACGGGACGCTTTTACCACTTTTCATCCGGTTGTTAATTTTGTTTATTTTACGTTTGTTCTGGTGTTGAGCATGGCGTTCATGCACCCGATCTTTCAAGCGATTTCCCTTGCGAGTGCCATTGGTTATTCGATCCTGTTGAATGGGCGCAAAGCGGTAAAATTCAATTTGCTCTATATGCTGCCGCTGCTGCTCGTGATGGCTGCTTTTAATCCGATTTTCAATCATGCTGGGGTAACGATCCTATTTTATCTTCCTAATGGGAACCCCTTCACTAAGGAGTCCATTTTATATGGAATTGCGGCTGCCTGTATGTACGTCACCGTAATCGTCTGGTTCTCCTGTTTCAACAAGGTGATAACGTCGGATAAGTTGATGTATATTTTCGGGAAAATAATGCCGGCAATTTCGTTAATCCTCGCCATGACGCTTCGTTTTGTACCGAGGTATAGGCATCAATTAAGCGTCATATCGCAAGCTCAACGATCTATAGGAAGAGACTTATCGCAGGGTAATCTCATCGAGCGAGCACGCAACGGACTGCGGATTTTATCCATTTTGACGACATGGGCGATGGAAAATGCAATTGAAACGGCCGATTCCATGAAGGCAAGGGGCTACGGCCTGCCGAAACGAACGAGTTTTTCTATTTATCGTTTTGAACGCCGAGATCAGCTAACTCTTGCGATTATGACGGGACTTGTTGCGGTTGTCCTGACCGGAGGCGCATTAGGGGAAAATACGATTCGGTATTTTCCTTCCGTTGTCATGAAGGAGTATTCGCCGCTTAGCTTCGTTGTTTATGGCGCGTATTTCATTTTTTGTACGCTACCTGTCATGTTCCAAATTGTGGAGGAAGTTAAATGGAAGTATATCGTATCGAAGATTTGA